One segment of Dehalogenimonas sp. THU2 DNA contains the following:
- a CDS encoding MASE3 domain-containing protein, producing MKDNARPSSIPLPVRPVIAGILAFAGMYILSRNDYLLFHSFIELISVAVAFGIFLIAWNARRFLSNDYLLFIGVGFLFVSILSAMHTLSYRGMGVFEGYEPTDLAAKFWIAARYLQSITLLMAPVFIYRRLNTNAAVGIFGLITGLVIVSVLVWQIFPTTFVAGEGLTPFKVTSEFVISGILLGAILLLRRNRDRFTGSVVPYLTAAMGINIAAEMAFTLYSDAFGFFNALGHFLLIVSIYFIYKALIETGLTRPFALMFHDLKQREETQKERAAELTRANDQLAMEISERKKTESLLAQREAQLQLKLDSIMSPEMELGDQDLAAIFDLPVVQKMMEDLYRVTGVGFSIIDLKGTVLVGTGWQEICTEFHRKSPAACANCIESDLALTRGVKKGEFKTYKCKNNMWDIVTPLYIGDKHIANVFTGQFMFDDETPDLETFSRQAEEFGFDKAAYLDALNRVPRHSRAKVADLMDFFTRFATMISDLGYGNLKLAKSIADQQQTAKALGEIQADLNRAQEVSHLGSWRMDIQKDVLTWSDETYRMFEVPPGESMTYERFLGSVHPGDREFVDQNWQASIRREQKYDIEHRIIVNGKLKWVREKAELEFADDGSLRGGFGIVHDITDRKKAEETIRAAAEEWQATFDSITDSIMLLDPEHRIIRANRAFSETFGLSSEAAVGKHCYEIVHGTAHAPIFCPHARTMDCGAEAKEEFLEPKLGIYVEATTLPIIDNAGKCTGSVHIVKNIHERKTAEAEREELLRQVENQRQLLESTLDQLPSGVVIRDVTGNLVMGNSEIVRIFGPLPHNISEFDSKCCYHKDGTQYTPNDWPMNRTVTTGDSIENEEIEIIRDNGDRLTILAATAPVRNQAGDVIAHVGVFHDITERKVIEQQVEVLSRFPAENPNPVLRVNAQCILLYANPASVHVVEGWNVTVGGKLPDGLCKVVTATLESGDDRIIEEDCGGRTFSFVFTPIKEYRYVNLYGRDITERKRAEQALLNLTSELENRVEERTFELETAHTKLLEQLEFRVQAEESLRSLSSRLLNIQEEERRNIARELHDQTGQSLTVLKLMLGRADRVAPDEMKPLLKDISGMTAEIIKQVRTLSLSLRPGVLDDLGLVAAMEWLFKQLHSQAGLSVHFEHDAPDRFSPEISIAVYRITQESLTNIMRHAGAKEAAVTLTLKGGKLILRIEDRGHGFDAATLKSGGSTGLSAMRERAALLGGTCVIESEPGKGTVITISLPLNASYLRTS from the coding sequence ATGAAAGATAACGCCAGACCGAGTTCCATTCCACTCCCTGTCCGGCCTGTAATCGCTGGAATTCTGGCTTTTGCCGGAATGTATATCCTCAGCCGCAATGATTATCTGCTTTTTCACAGCTTCATCGAACTCATCAGCGTGGCTGTGGCATTCGGGATTTTCCTTATCGCCTGGAATGCCCGCCGTTTTTTAAGCAATGATTACCTCTTGTTTATCGGCGTCGGATTTTTGTTCGTCAGTATTCTCAGCGCAATGCATACCCTGTCCTACCGGGGTATGGGAGTGTTTGAAGGCTATGAACCGACCGACCTGGCGGCCAAGTTCTGGATCGCCGCCCGATATCTCCAAAGTATCACCCTGCTCATGGCGCCGGTATTCATTTACCGCCGCCTGAATACAAACGCCGCCGTCGGTATATTCGGCCTGATAACCGGTTTGGTGATCGTCTCGGTGCTGGTATGGCAAATTTTCCCGACAACCTTCGTCGCCGGAGAGGGATTGACACCGTTCAAGGTAACCAGCGAATTCGTTATCTCCGGGATTCTGTTGGGGGCTATCTTGCTGCTCCGCCGTAACCGGGACCGTTTCACCGGCAGTGTGGTGCCTTACCTAACTGCAGCCATGGGAATCAATATCGCCGCGGAGATGGCCTTCACTCTCTATTCCGATGCCTTTGGTTTTTTCAACGCATTAGGTCATTTCCTATTGATAGTGTCCATCTATTTTATTTACAAGGCTCTCATCGAGACCGGCCTGACCCGACCCTTCGCTCTCATGTTCCATGACCTGAAGCAAAGGGAAGAAACACAAAAAGAACGGGCCGCCGAACTGACCAGGGCGAACGACCAGTTGGCCATGGAGATCTCCGAACGCAAAAAAACAGAAAGCCTTCTCGCCCAGCGCGAAGCCCAATTGCAGCTCAAGCTGGATTCCATCATGTCACCGGAGATGGAGCTGGGTGACCAGGATCTAGCCGCCATCTTTGATCTTCCAGTAGTTCAGAAAATGATGGAGGATCTGTACAGAGTCACAGGGGTCGGGTTTTCGATAATCGACCTCAAGGGCACCGTGCTGGTTGGCACCGGATGGCAGGAAATCTGCACCGAATTCCACCGCAAGAGCCCGGCCGCTTGCGCCAACTGCATCGAGAGCGATTTGGCGCTGACCCGGGGGGTTAAAAAGGGAGAGTTCAAGACCTACAAGTGCAAGAACAACATGTGGGATATCGTCACGCCTTTGTACATCGGCGACAAACACATAGCTAACGTTTTCACCGGTCAGTTCATGTTCGATGACGAAACACCGGACCTGGAAACTTTCTCCCGCCAGGCTGAGGAATTCGGTTTCGACAAAGCGGCATACCTCGACGCGCTGAACCGGGTGCCGCGCCACAGCCGTGCGAAAGTAGCCGATCTGATGGACTTTTTCACTCGTTTTGCGACCATGATCTCCGACCTGGGCTACGGCAATCTCAAGTTGGCCAAGTCGATCGCAGACCAACAACAAACCGCCAAGGCTCTTGGAGAGATACAGGCTGATCTGAACCGCGCCCAAGAGGTGTCCCACCTGGGAAGCTGGCGCATGGACATCCAAAAGGATGTCCTCACCTGGTCGGACGAGACCTACCGTATGTTCGAGGTGCCTCCGGGAGAATCGATGACTTACGAGCGATTCCTGGGTTCCGTTCACCCCGGCGACAGGGAATTTGTCGATCAGAACTGGCAGGCGTCGATCAGGCGAGAACAAAAATACGATATTGAACACCGGATCATAGTGAACGGTAAGCTTAAGTGGGTTCGAGAGAAGGCGGAACTTGAATTCGCTGACGACGGGTCGCTCCGGGGCGGCTTCGGCATCGTCCATGATATCACCGATCGTAAAAAAGCAGAAGAAACGATTAGAGCCGCGGCGGAGGAATGGCAGGCGACATTTGACTCCATCACTGACAGCATCATGCTGTTAGACCCCGAACACCGTATCATCCGGGCTAACCGCGCCTTCTCGGAGACTTTCGGTCTGTCGAGCGAAGCGGCGGTGGGTAAACACTGCTACGAGATCGTCCATGGCACCGCACATGCCCCGATTTTTTGCCCTCACGCGCGGACAATGGATTGCGGCGCCGAAGCCAAAGAAGAATTCCTGGAACCAAAGTTGGGCATCTACGTCGAAGCGACAACACTGCCCATTATCGACAACGCGGGCAAATGCACCGGCTCGGTGCACATTGTGAAGAACATTCACGAGCGAAAGACTGCTGAGGCCGAACGGGAGGAGTTGCTGCGGCAGGTAGAGAACCAGCGACAGCTATTAGAAAGCACCCTCGACCAGCTTCCTTCAGGCGTGGTCATCCGTGACGTCACCGGCAACCTGGTCATGGGTAACAGTGAGATCGTCAGGATCTTCGGGCCGCTGCCGCATAATATTTCGGAATTCGATTCGAAATGCTGTTATCACAAGGACGGGACGCAATACACTCCGAACGACTGGCCGATGAACCGTACCGTGACCACCGGCGATTCAATAGAGAATGAAGAAATAGAGATCATCCGCGATAACGGTGACCGCCTGACCATCCTGGCAGCCACCGCCCCGGTGCGTAACCAGGCCGGAGACGTCATCGCTCATGTCGGCGTCTTCCACGACATCACCGAACGAAAGGTGATCGAACAACAGGTAGAGGTTCTCTCACGGTTTCCGGCGGAAAATCCCAACCCGGTGTTGCGGGTTAACGCCCAATGTATCCTGTTGTACGCCAACCCGGCCAGCGTCCATGTCGTGGAAGGCTGGAATGTTACTGTGGGCGGAAAGCTGCCTGATGGTCTATGCAAGGTAGTCACCGCAACATTGGAGTCTGGGGACGATAGGATAATCGAAGAAGATTGCGGCGGCCGGACTTTCAGTTTCGTCTTCACCCCCATCAAGGAGTACAGATACGTCAACCTCTATGGAAGGGATATAACCGAACGCAAACGAGCGGAACAGGCATTACTAAACCTCACATCCGAACTGGAAAACCGCGTCGAGGAACGCACCTTTGAATTGGAAACTGCCCATACCAAGCTCCTGGAGCAACTGGAATTCCGGGTCCAGGCCGAGGAGTCCCTGAGGTCATTGTCCAGCCGTCTGCTTAATATACAGGAAGAGGAGAGACGCAATATCGCCCGGGAGCTTCACGATCAGACAGGACAAAGCCTGACCGTCCTGAAACTGATGCTGGGACGGGCAGACCGGGTTGCACCGGATGAGATGAAACCCCTCCTCAAGGATATTTCCGGCATGACGGCTGAGATCATCAAGCAAGTACGCACGTTGTCGCTCTCACTTCGGCCGGGCGTCCTGGACGACCTGGGCTTGGTGGCTGCCATGGAATGGTTATTTAAACAGCTTCACTCCCAGGCTGGACTCTCAGTGCATTTCGAACACGATGCCCCTGACCGGTTCTCACCGGAAATCAGCATCGCCGTCTACCGGATCACCCAGGAATCACTGACCAACATTATGCGTCACGCTGGTGCCAAAGAGGCGGCGGTGACACTGACTTTAAAGGGCGGAAAGCTAATATTACGAATAGAAGACCGGGGGCATGGGTTCGATGCCGCTACGCTGAAATCCGGAGGTTCCACCGGTTTATCCGCCATGCGTGAGCGCGCCGCGCTGCTTGGCGGTACCTGTGTTATAGAATCAGAGCCGGGCAAAGGTACGGTTATCACCATTTCGTTGCCTCTTAACGCATCATATTTACGTACCAGCTGA
- a CDS encoding Rrf2 family transcriptional regulator has translation MKLSTRARYGTRALLDLAQHYGDQVIPLKDIARRQEISLPYLEHLVGPLVDAKLIQSIRGARGGLKLAKSPDRIRMSEVVCLLEGPIEPVDCIQSPDKCDRAKFCATRDIWGDLGRAMNEVLEQTTLADLVRRQEAKLSPDAEMYYI, from the coding sequence ATGAAACTAAGCACCCGTGCCCGATACGGCACTCGCGCCCTTTTGGACCTGGCGCAACACTACGGCGATCAGGTCATCCCTTTGAAGGACATTGCCCGGCGGCAGGAGATATCCCTGCCTTATCTGGAGCACCTGGTTGGACCACTTGTGGACGCCAAGCTCATTCAATCCATCCGTGGCGCCCGGGGGGGCCTCAAATTAGCCAAATCCCCCGATCGTATCCGGATGAGCGAGGTGGTCTGCCTGCTGGAAGGCCCCATCGAACCGGTGGACTGTATCCAGAGCCCCGACAAATGCGATCGGGCCAAGTTCTGTGCGACCCGGGACATCTGGGGTGACCTGGGCCGGGCGATGAACGAGGTTCTGGAACAAACCACATTGGCCGACCTGGTGCGCCGCCAGGAAGCTAAGCTGTCTCCCGATGCGGAGATGTATTACATTTGA
- a CDS encoding DUF1622 domain-containing protein, with amino-acid sequence MLDTLSLAVGIAALAVIVWGVLLGGGELIQYEYYRLRSIPTRLNLNEIRHIVASYLLLGLEFLIAADIMRTVAGPTLEELAVLGGLVVIRTVISFFLGQEISEIRPTPHERIAKGTGKEKKPF; translated from the coding sequence ATGCTTGATACCCTGTCACTGGCAGTCGGCATAGCCGCACTGGCGGTAATCGTCTGGGGAGTCCTGCTGGGCGGCGGCGAATTGATCCAGTACGAATACTACCGTTTAAGATCTATCCCTACCCGCCTCAATTTGAATGAGATCCGCCATATCGTCGCCTCTTACCTCCTCCTGGGTCTGGAATTTCTGATCGCCGCCGATATTATGCGCACGGTGGCCGGTCCGACCCTGGAGGAACTGGCGGTACTGGGCGGACTCGTGGTGATCCGGACGGTCATAAGCTTCTTCCTTGGGCAGGAAATAAGCGAAATACGCCCAACGCCCCACGAGCGGATCGCCAAGGGAACTGGAAAAGAGAAGAAGCCTTTTTAA
- a CDS encoding response regulator transcription factor, which translates to MTSILLADDHKIVRQGVRALLEYEPDFDIVGEAGDGAEALAMLDKIRPDVLVTDLSMPAYTGIELAEEIRKRRWPTKVIILSMHGDDPYVLRALSSGASCYVLKESGVEHTVIAIRKALAGERYVSPPLVMPSQQ; encoded by the coding sequence ATGACAAGCATATTATTAGCCGATGACCACAAAATCGTCAGGCAGGGCGTCAGGGCCCTTTTAGAATACGAGCCGGACTTTGACATTGTGGGCGAGGCCGGCGACGGCGCCGAAGCGCTGGCGATGCTGGATAAGATCCGGCCGGACGTGCTGGTGACCGATCTATCAATGCCAGCTTACACGGGAATTGAGCTGGCAGAAGAGATCAGGAAGCGACGATGGCCGACCAAGGTCATCATCCTTTCCATGCACGGTGATGACCCATATGTGCTCCGGGCGCTTTCTTCCGGCGCCAGTTGTTATGTGCTGAAAGAATCCGGGGTCGAGCATACGGTGATCGCCATACGCAAGGCGTTGGCGGGAGAGCGGTACGTCAGCCCGCCGCTGGTGATGCCGTCGCAACAATAG
- the metW gene encoding methionine biosynthesis protein MetW has product MTEVVRKDHELIAGLIKPEATVLDLGCGDGVLMAFLQEHKAARVRGIEISEQAIYSCVAQGLSVSHQDIDNGLTEYGDKSFDYVILNQCLQQVKDPQTVIAEAVRVGKKAIIGISNFAHISARWQLGVTGRVPVTPALPYQWYNTPNLHFLSLADFMVYCQRNGILIEKQLFVNGTSKVRLLPNVFAQTGIFLISKK; this is encoded by the coding sequence ATGACGGAAGTCGTAAGAAAAGACCATGAACTCATCGCCGGATTGATAAAACCGGAAGCCACGGTGCTCGACCTCGGTTGCGGCGATGGTGTGCTCATGGCATTTCTTCAGGAGCACAAAGCCGCCAGGGTGCGCGGTATCGAGATATCCGAACAGGCCATCTATAGCTGTGTCGCCCAGGGTTTATCGGTGTCCCATCAGGACATAGACAACGGGCTTACCGAATACGGCGATAAATCGTTTGATTATGTCATCCTGAACCAGTGCTTACAGCAGGTCAAGGACCCGCAAACGGTCATCGCGGAAGCCGTACGGGTGGGCAAGAAAGCTATCATCGGTATTTCCAATTTCGCCCATATCTCGGCGCGCTGGCAATTAGGCGTAACCGGCCGGGTGCCGGTAACCCCGGCCTTACCCTACCAGTGGTACAACACTCCGAACCTTCATTTTTTGAGTCTGGCTGATTTTATGGTTTATTGTCAACGTAATGGAATATTGATCGAAAAACAGTTATTCGTCAACGGAACGTCGAAGGTCCGGCTGCTTCCCAACGTTTTCGCCCAAACTGGTATCTTCCTTATCTCAAAAAAATAA
- a CDS encoding O-acetylhomoserine aminocarboxypropyltransferase/cysteine synthase family protein, which translates to MSAHRLETIVVHAGQETPDPATGARAVPIYQTTSYVFKDSDHAANLFALKEFGNIYTRIMNPTTDVFERRIAAIEGGVGALAVASGQAAETLALLNITRVGDEIIATNNLYGGTYELFHYTFPKLGREVKFVPSGDFDAIKKAITHKTHAIFAETIGNPKLDVPDFEAIAKIAHDAGIPFVVDNTVGVGIVKPFDFGADIIVASATKYIGGHGTSIGGVIVDSGKFDWGNGKFPDFTEPDPTYHGLKFWEVFGNFPGMGNVAFIIKARVQMLRDIGASLSPFNAFQFLQGLETLALRQERHSGNALKVSRHLQQHPLVEWVVYPGLPDNPNHPIAKKYLGDKFGGLVGFGIKGGLEAGRKFINSVKLFSHLANIGDAKSLVIHPASTTHQQLTPEEQAATGVSQDYIRLSVGIEHIDDIIADIDQALKEATL; encoded by the coding sequence TTGAGCGCTCACAGATTGGAAACCATCGTTGTTCATGCCGGTCAGGAAACGCCCGACCCGGCTACCGGCGCCCGCGCCGTGCCCATATATCAGACGACCTCCTATGTTTTCAAGGACAGTGATCACGCCGCGAACCTCTTCGCACTGAAGGAGTTCGGCAATATCTATACCCGCATCATGAACCCGACCACCGATGTCTTCGAGCGGCGGATAGCCGCAATCGAGGGGGGAGTCGGCGCACTGGCGGTAGCCTCCGGTCAGGCGGCGGAGACGCTGGCTCTTTTGAATATCACCCGCGTCGGGGATGAGATCATCGCTACCAACAACCTCTACGGCGGCACTTACGAACTGTTTCATTATACGTTTCCTAAACTTGGCCGTGAAGTTAAATTCGTCCCTTCCGGCGATTTTGACGCCATCAAAAAGGCGATAACGCACAAAACCCACGCCATCTTTGCTGAGACCATCGGCAATCCCAAGCTGGACGTGCCGGATTTTGAAGCTATCGCAAAGATTGCCCATGACGCCGGCATCCCATTCGTGGTCGATAACACCGTCGGCGTCGGCATAGTCAAACCCTTCGATTTCGGCGCCGATATCATCGTAGCCTCAGCCACCAAGTATATCGGCGGTCACGGCACCAGCATCGGCGGGGTTATCGTCGATTCCGGCAAATTCGACTGGGGCAACGGCAAATTCCCTGATTTTACCGAACCCGACCCCACCTACCACGGCTTGAAGTTCTGGGAAGTTTTCGGAAATTTCCCAGGCATGGGCAACGTGGCTTTTATTATCAAAGCCCGGGTACAGATGTTACGCGACATCGGCGCCTCGCTTTCACCCTTTAACGCCTTTCAGTTCCTGCAAGGACTGGAAACCCTGGCGCTAAGGCAGGAAAGACACTCCGGGAACGCACTTAAAGTCTCCCGGCACCTGCAACAGCACCCGTTGGTGGAGTGGGTGGTCTATCCCGGTCTGCCGGACAATCCCAACCATCCGATAGCCAAAAAGTACCTCGGCGACAAATTCGGCGGGCTGGTGGGTTTCGGCATCAAAGGCGGACTGGAAGCCGGCCGGAAATTCATCAATTCGGTGAAGTTGTTCTCCCACCTGGCCAACATCGGTGATGCCAAGAGCCTGGTCATTCACCCGGCCTCAACCACCCATCAGCAACTTACACCTGAGGAGCAGGCGGCTACAGGCGTCAGCCAGGATTATATCCGGTTGTCGGTGGGTATCGAACACATCGACGACATAATCGCCGATATCGACCAGGCGCTGAAGGAAGCGACTCTCTAG
- a CDS encoding glycoside hydrolase family 38 C-terminal domain-containing protein: protein MHTVYLVPHSHYDAVWAFTKEDYFYINIEKILKPAIDLMADPGYRFLIEQTALIEEIERRSPSLFDGIKRYAQTGQIEIAGGEHLMSDTMLPGGETLVRQILFGKLYVREKLGVETPVMWGADAFGYNAQMPQIYLKSGYKYFAFRRGADRDAPTEFWWQGLDGSRILTHWMPLGYRAGLFLEELDDSYHRLKSVAATDHILMPSGSGSIPPQPETISAVRKWNRAHEDARMVVARASDFFEAMEKSAGGLEVRHGEQYSGRYSRVFPYCTSSRIWLKQNLRHYEQMILACEKWVTIGWLLGVPYPTDEFRDNWKKILWGAFHDVAPGTGMDEGYEEAHHHFEYLQIHLSQILNSFLELIQDNLASADDIIVFNPLSWPVKNWVEVELGFDPGIVKRLGGLKSGGDEIEIEVLETTRYSDDSVHSIKLGFVASVPAFGFRTYRLHKNRIQPAAGSRLKTRGNSIQNQFFRLEIDPGTGLLDVFLDGKHLLRGNELVIEEETGDLYYHRQNLAGDIRTESEAGVTFGKFRMKHFDIQKTPLRRIIRLESDYYSLIWPYRMQDKLRPVLWRHSYLSVSKTIVVYHDIPRIDCITKIDNRHPQIQLRVKFATDIRSPEYTSEIQFGAVSRNTDQSAAIVEEDWQEKPCGIFPALNWVDYSDADRGITLINRGLPSHEVKGGAIYTTLLRSILMLSSDGTTGPAVPTPDAQEFKKYKFEYSLYPHRGGWQDGQSYKHGHEVNTGLMAFQLHPARRRRKVFPEAFSFIEINPCNVILTACKKAEDGSGIILRLYEANGEKTDADIHFFKSARGTTELSAEEQSLIRHPSAVRLVNLLEDEEGDVACAEGVIKLKIKPFEIVSLKVIF from the coding sequence TTGCACACTGTTTATTTAGTGCCCCATAGCCACTATGACGCCGTTTGGGCTTTCACCAAAGAAGACTATTTTTATATCAATATCGAAAAAATACTTAAGCCAGCTATAGATTTGATGGCTGATCCGGGCTACCGGTTTCTTATCGAGCAGACTGCGCTTATCGAGGAGATAGAACGCCGGAGCCCCAGCCTGTTCGACGGCATTAAAAGGTATGCCCAGACCGGTCAGATCGAGATCGCCGGGGGCGAACACCTGATGTCCGACACCATGCTGCCCGGCGGGGAGACGCTGGTCCGGCAGATACTGTTCGGGAAGCTCTATGTCCGCGAGAAGCTCGGCGTTGAAACGCCAGTGATGTGGGGCGCTGACGCGTTCGGTTACAACGCGCAGATGCCGCAGATTTATTTGAAATCAGGATACAAGTATTTCGCTTTTCGCCGCGGCGCGGACCGGGATGCGCCGACCGAATTCTGGTGGCAGGGTTTGGATGGAAGCCGCATTCTGACTCATTGGATGCCGTTGGGGTATCGGGCTGGACTGTTCCTGGAAGAACTAGATGACAGCTATCACCGGCTGAAATCGGTGGCCGCCACGGATCATATCCTGATGCCTTCCGGCAGCGGATCGATACCGCCCCAGCCGGAAACCATTTCCGCCGTAAGGAAGTGGAATCGTGCTCATGAGGACGCTCGCATGGTCGTCGCCCGGGCCTCCGATTTTTTCGAGGCGATGGAAAAATCAGCGGGCGGATTGGAAGTTCGCCACGGCGAGCAGTATTCCGGGCGCTACTCTCGGGTTTTCCCGTATTGCACCTCCAGCCGCATCTGGCTCAAACAGAATTTGCGCCATTATGAACAAATGATTCTGGCTTGTGAAAAATGGGTCACCATCGGCTGGCTCCTGGGTGTGCCTTATCCCACCGATGAGTTTCGCGATAACTGGAAAAAAATCCTGTGGGGCGCTTTCCATGATGTGGCGCCGGGTACCGGTATGGATGAAGGCTACGAGGAAGCCCATCATCATTTTGAATATCTGCAGATTCATCTTTCCCAGATCTTGAATAGTTTCCTGGAATTGATCCAGGACAATCTGGCTTCGGCGGATGATATCATCGTCTTCAATCCTCTATCCTGGCCGGTCAAGAATTGGGTTGAGGTTGAACTGGGCTTTGACCCTGGGATCGTGAAGCGTCTGGGCGGGCTTAAAAGCGGCGGAGATGAAATCGAGATCGAGGTGTTGGAGACCACTCGCTATTCCGACGATTCCGTCCATTCGATCAAACTCGGATTTGTCGCTTCCGTGCCGGCCTTCGGTTTCCGGACCTACCGTTTACACAAAAATCGCATCCAGCCCGCCGCCGGATCCCGGCTCAAGACCCGCGGCAATAGCATCCAGAACCAGTTTTTCCGCCTTGAGATCGATCCGGGTACCGGACTTCTCGATGTGTTCCTGGACGGCAAGCATCTCTTACGCGGTAATGAGTTGGTCATCGAGGAAGAGACCGGCGACCTCTATTATCACCGGCAGAATCTGGCGGGCGATATCCGGACGGAGAGTGAAGCCGGGGTCACTTTCGGTAAATTCCGGATGAAGCATTTCGATATTCAAAAAACGCCGTTGCGGCGTATCATCCGGTTGGAGAGCGATTATTATTCACTGATCTGGCCGTATCGGATGCAGGATAAATTGCGGCCGGTATTGTGGCGTCACAGTTATCTGTCTGTTTCTAAAACTATCGTGGTTTATCATGATATTCCGCGCATTGATTGCATTACTAAGATAGATAACCGTCATCCGCAGATTCAACTCCGGGTCAAATTCGCTACCGATATCCGCTCCCCGGAATATACGTCGGAGATCCAGTTCGGCGCGGTCAGCCGCAACACGGATCAGTCGGCGGCGATAGTAGAGGAAGATTGGCAGGAAAAACCGTGCGGCATCTTTCCCGCGCTCAATTGGGTGGATTATTCCGATGCCGACCGGGGGATTACGCTTATCAACAGGGGGTTACCTTCGCATGAGGTCAAGGGCGGCGCGATTTACACGACTCTTCTCAGGAGCATCCTCATGCTGTCATCCGACGGTACTACCGGACCGGCGGTGCCCACCCCCGATGCCCAGGAATTCAAAAAATATAAATTCGAGTACTCACTGTATCCCCACCGGGGCGGCTGGCAGGACGGGCAATCCTATAAACATGGGCATGAAGTGAACACCGGTTTGATGGCTTTTCAACTTCATCCCGCGCGGCGGCGGCGTAAAGTATTTCCGGAGGCCTTCTCCTTCATCGAGATCAATCCGTGCAACGTCATTTTAACCGCCTGTAAGAAAGCGGAAGACGGCAGCGGCATCATCCTGCGCCTTTATGAAGCTAATGGGGAGAAGACCGACGCCGATATCCACTTTTTCAAATCAGCCCGGGGTACGACCGAACTCAGTGCGGAAGAACAAAGCCTGATCCGTCATCCTTCTGCGGTGCGTCTGGTGAATTTGCTGGAAGATGAGGAAGGTGATGTTGCTTGCGCGGAAGGCGTTATTAAACTGAAAATCAAACCCTTTGAAATCGTGAGTTTGAAAGTCATATTCTAA
- a CDS encoding homoserine O-acetyltransferase codes for MTENVKALDIVRTEYFTIDRLELESGEVLAPVILAYETCGKLNAARSNAVLICHALTGDAHVAGTNTATGKPGWWDTMVGPGKAFDTDELFIICSNVIGGCQGSTGPSSPNPATGEAYGLDFPLITIGDMVNAQAKLIEHLGIEKLLSVAGGSMGGMQSLTWATSYPERIGSVIAIATTARHSPQQIAFNEVGRQAIIADPNFNNGRYYGGKTPERGLAMARMVGHITYMSDESMADKFGRRFREGHGGTGKFAADFEVATYLQYKGDNFVKRFDANSYLYITRAIDLYDLAGERDLPSTLAGARHAPFLVLAFKSDWLYPAHQSRELVRGCKLAGIDVTYCEINSTYGHDAFLLEVEEETHLIKHFLKKISRDTAGGTR; via the coding sequence ATGACAGAGAACGTTAAGGCCCTCGATATCGTCCGAACCGAATATTTCACAATCGACCGGCTGGAATTGGAATCCGGGGAAGTCCTGGCGCCGGTGATCCTGGCTTATGAGACCTGCGGCAAACTTAACGCCGCGCGGTCGAATGCTGTCCTGATCTGCCATGCACTGACAGGAGATGCCCATGTGGCCGGAACTAACACCGCCACCGGCAAACCCGGCTGGTGGGATACCATGGTCGGTCCGGGCAAGGCTTTTGATACCGATGAATTGTTCATCATCTGTTCCAATGTGATCGGCGGCTGCCAGGGATCCACGGGTCCATCATCCCCCAACCCGGCCACCGGCGAAGCCTACGGCCTGGATTTTCCGCTCATCACCATCGGCGATATGGTAAATGCGCAGGCGAAACTCATCGAACACCTGGGCATCGAGAAACTATTAAGTGTGGCCGGCGGCAGCATGGGCGGCATGCAGTCCCTTACCTGGGCAACCAGCTACCCCGAACGCATCGGTTCGGTCATCGCCATCGCCACTACTGCCCGGCACTCTCCTCAGCAGATAGCTTTCAATGAGGTCGGACGCCAGGCGATCATTGCCGACCCGAATTTCAATAACGGCCGATACTACGGGGGCAAGACTCCCGAACGCGGGCTGGCGATGGCCCGGATGGTGGGCCATATCACCTACATGAGCGACGAGTCGATGGCCGATAAGTTCGGCCGCCGTTTCCGCGAAGGTCACGGGGGGACCGGGAAGTTCGCCGCCGATTTCGAGGTAGCGACTTATTTGCAGTATAAAGGCGACAATTTCGTCAAGCGCTTCGACGCCAATTCCTATCTCTATATCACCCGGGCTATCGACCTGTACGACCTGGCCGGGGAGCGTGATCTGCCCTCGACACTGGCCGGAGCCCGTCATGCCCCGTTTCTGGTATTGGCCTTCAAGAGCGATTGGCTTTACCCTGCCCACCAGTCCAGGGAGTTGGTGCGCGGCTGTAAACTTGCCGGTATCGACGTCACCTACTGCGAGATCAATTCCACCTACGGTCACGACGCTTTTCTGCTCGAAGTTGAAGAGGAGACCCATCTGATCAAACATTTTCTGAAGAAAATCAGCCGGGATACGGCGGGGGGCACCCGATGA